In the Bacteroidota bacterium genome, one interval contains:
- a CDS encoding T9SS type A sorting domain-containing protein has translation MNLKLIIGALLLVSGASTADAQVMLQKAVIAAGGGASASVTTRSNITIGQAVTGTASNSTTRGQFGFWMGAPLASFVTPETRGFDLQIQAWPNPASSQCQITVTSATSRDLDIRLFDLTGKEMKVVFTGMNNGQPIPLSVSDLPSGSYILAARVPGELIEKQISVVR, from the coding sequence ATGAACTTAAAGCTAATCATAGGTGCATTGTTACTCGTCTCCGGGGCGAGTACTGCCGATGCGCAGGTAATGCTTCAAAAGGCCGTTATTGCGGCTGGCGGAGGAGCCTCGGCAAGCGTGACCACTCGATCGAATATCACGATTGGTCAGGCTGTGACCGGCACGGCATCGAACAGTACAACGCGGGGCCAGTTTGGATTCTGGATGGGTGCGCCTCTCGCATCCTTCGTAACACCGGAGACGCGAGGCTTCGATCTCCAGATTCAGGCATGGCCGAATCCGGCTAGCAGCCAGTGTCAAATCACCGTGACTTCTGCCACCTCACGCGATCTGGACATTCGTCTCTTTGATCTCACGGGTAAGGAAATGAAGGTCGTGTTCACGGGGATGAACAACGGTCAGCCAATCCCGCTAAGCGTGTCGGACCTTCCGAGTGGCTCCTATATACTCGCGGCGCGGGTACCAGGTGAGTTAATCGAGAAGCAGATCTCAGTAGTCCGATAA
- the ruvC gene encoding crossover junction endodeoxyribonuclease RuvC, giving the protein MIILGIDPGTLVTGYGVIETAGRSSSAMIVIEYGTVESKRISTLPLRLRAIFTRLAAVIERTAPDELAIESAFYHKNVQSTLKLGHARGVAILAGVLKELPTAEYSPREIKRAVVGNGNASKEQVEFMVRSLLKLEPTDRKLPDAYDALAVAITHAARGTSVSNGRAKNWKQFLLENPDRIKK; this is encoded by the coding sequence ATGATTATTCTCGGCATCGACCCCGGCACTCTCGTGACTGGCTACGGCGTGATTGAAACCGCCGGACGCTCCAGCAGCGCCATGATCGTGATCGAGTATGGGACGGTCGAGTCCAAGCGCATCTCGACGCTGCCGCTTCGCTTGCGAGCGATCTTCACCCGCTTGGCCGCCGTGATCGAACGCACCGCGCCGGATGAACTGGCAATCGAGTCCGCGTTCTACCACAAGAACGTCCAGTCCACACTGAAGCTTGGGCACGCCAGAGGTGTGGCAATCCTCGCCGGGGTGCTCAAGGAACTTCCGACTGCCGAGTATTCCCCGCGTGAGATCAAGCGGGCCGTCGTCGGCAATGGCAATGCCTCGAAAGAGCAAGTCGAGTTCATGGTGCGGAGCCTCCTGAAACTCGAACCCACCGACCGCAAGTTGCCGGACGCCTACGATGCGTTGGCTGTCGCCATCACCCATGCTGCGAGAGGCACGTCGGTCTCCAATGGCCGCGCGAAAAACTGGAAGCAATTCCTCCTGGAGAACCCGGATCGTATTAAGAAATAA